The following are encoded together in the Bombus fervidus isolate BK054 chromosome 10, iyBomFerv1, whole genome shotgun sequence genome:
- the LOC139991593 gene encoding sphingomyelin phosphodiesterase isoform X1, whose product MPNQRWIITSILICFFLVGMLKSAVGSPARDRSKEEEEMPMSNWTQLADEWLAKASAARGLDVTVLPFTETLRDLPPTAETIRINGTNLDQLSRHNYSRMLWEMENAQPNGHLSGFVDKALKLLDLKQVMMEVETSVMSKVSCSACKVGAGLLLHYIKVGKNDEEIMNSIYQFCTSLNIQSPRVCHGVTLLFGGEVIYVLKQVDMGPSQICSFVIGDACDDAYNPLHEWEVAFPPVNKPPVKPPIPPQEGAPTFKVLHISDTHYDPYYQEGANADCNEPLCCRLTNGAPQTPAARAGRWGDYRKCDTPKRTVEHMLKHIADTHSDIDYILWTGDLPPHDVWNQTREENLKVLHETVTQLIEMFPGIPIFPALGNHESAPVNSFPPPFVPKENDISWLYDSLDKHWRHWLPAGVSHTVRRGAFYSVLVRPGFRILSVNMNYCNNKNWWLLINSTDPVSELQWLVYELQGAEMNGEKVHIIGHIPPGHSDCLKVWSRNYYQIINRYESTITAQFFGHTHYDEFQLFYDIADLGRAVSIAYVGPSVTPYYELNPGYRIYYVDGDHPKTTRMVVDHESWVMNLKEANLYDYPIWHKMYSARQAYQMPSLLPRDWDTLIDKMSNEPSLFDLYYKHYYKNSPVRPPCNDECRKRLLCDLRSGRSHDRKALCQSLESRIDNETRTGWRAWIYNGLAFSLSVFMAIPRFAYNLPKYVLGLG is encoded by the exons ATGCCAAATCAAAGATGGATCATCACGAGTATTCTTATTTGCTTTTTCCTCGTTGGAATGTTGAAAAGCGCTGTTG GAAGTCCCGCCAGGGACAGGTCaaaggaggaagaggaaatGCCTATGAGCAACTGGACGCAACTTGCGGACGAATGGCTCGCCAAAGCAAGTGCAGCAAGAGGGTTGGACGTTACCGTTTTACCATTTACTGAGACGCTCAGAGATTTACCACCGACCGCGGAAACTATCCGCATTAATGGTACTAACCTCGATCAACTTTCACGG CACAATTATTCTAGAATGTTGTGGGAGATGGAGAACGCTCAACCAAATGGACACTTGTCAGGATTTGTGGATAAAGCTTTAAAATTGCTGGATCTAAAGCAAGTGATGATGGAGGTGGAGACATCGGTGATGTCGAAGGTGTCTTGTTCAGCGTGCAAAGTTGGGGCAGGTCTTCTTCTACATTACATAAAGGTTGGCAAAAACGACGAAGAAATTATGAACAGCATTTACCAATTTTGTACATCCCTTAATATTCAAAGCCCTCGAGTTTGTCACGGAGTTACGTTGCTCTTTGGG GGCGAAGTTATCTACGTGCTGAAACAAGTAGATATGGGACCATCGCAAATCTGCAGCTTTGTTATCGGCGACGCATGCGACGACGCGTATAATCCTCTGCACGAGTGGGAAGTTGCATTCCCGCCGGTGAATAAACCACCTGTGAAACCACCCATACCGCCTCAAGAAGGTGCGCCTACCTTCAAGGTTCTTCATATCTCTGATACGCACTACGATCCTTACTACCAAGAGGGTGCGAACGCAGATTGTAATGAACCCTTGTGCTGCAGATTAACCAATGGGGCACCCCAGACACCAGCCGCACGTGCTGGACGATGGGGTGACTACCGAAAATGTGACACGCCAAAAAGAACGGTTGAACATATGCTTAAGCACATCGCGGATACACATTCT GATATCGACTACATTTTGTGGACAGGAGATTTACCACCTCACGACGTGTGGAATCAAACGCGAGAGGAAAATCTGAAAGTTTTGCATGAAACGGTGACACAGCTCATTGAGATGTTTCCCGGAATACCGATCTTTCCTGCTCTTGGAAATCATGAAAGTGCTCCTGTTAATAG tTTTCCACCTCCATTTGTGCCAAAAGAAAACGACATATCGTGGTTGTACGACTCGCTCGATAAACACTGGAGACATTGGTTACCAGCAGGTGTTTCACACACTGTTCGCCGTGGCGCTTTTTATTCGGTTCTAGTGCGTCCAGGATTCAGAATCCTTTCTGTCAATATGAATTATTGCAATAACAAAAACTGGTGGCTGCTAATAAATAGTACGGATCCAGTGAGCGAACTGCAATGGCTAGTTTATGAGTTGCAAGGAGCTGAAATGAATGGCGAGAAAGTTCACATCATTGGGCATATTCCACCTGGTCATTCGGATTGTTTGAAAGTGTGGTCTAGGAACTATTATCAAATCATTAACAG GTACGAATCTACAATCACGGCACAATTTTTTGGACATACCCACTACGATGAATTccaattattttacgatattgcTGATCTTGGAAGAGCTGTCAGCATAGCTTACGTCGGGCCATCGGTCACGCCTTATTACGAACTCAATCCAGGGTACAGAATATACTACGTCGATGGTGATCATCCAAAAACCACGAGG ATGGTCGTAGATCACGAAAGCTGGGTAATGAATCTAAAAGAAGCGAATCTTTATGATTATCCTATTTGGCACAAAATGTACAGTGCCCGACAAGCGTATCAAATGCCATCGCTTTTACCACGAGACTGGGATACTCTGATAGATAAGATGAGCAATGAACCTTCGCTTTTCGATCTGTATTATAA ACATTATTATAAGAATTCTCCCGTAAGACCGCCATGTAATGATGAATGTCGAAAAAGATTACTTTGTGATTTGCGAAGTGGAAGAAGTCACGATCGCAAAGCTCTGTGTCAAAGTCTCGAATCTAGGATAGATAACGAAACAAGGACAGGTTGGCGAGCTTGGATTTACAACGGACTCGCTTTCTC ATTGTCTGTTTTCATGGCAATTCCTCGATTTGCATATAATTTACCTAAATACGTATTAGGCCTGGGATAA
- the LOC139991593 gene encoding sphingomyelin phosphodiesterase isoform X2 has product MPNQRWIITSILICFFLVGMLKSAVGSPARDRSKEEEEMPMSNWTQLADEWLAKASAARGLDVTVLPFTETLRDLPPTAETIRINGTNLDQLSRHNYSRMLWEMENAQPNGHLSGFVDKALKLLDLKQVMMEVETSVMSKVSCSACKVGAGLLLHYIKVGKNDEEIMNSIYQFCTSLNIQSPRVCHGVTLLFGGEVIYVLKQVDMGPSQICSFVIGDACDDAYNPLHEWEVAFPPVNKPPVKPPIPPQEGAPTFKVLHISDTHYDPYYQEGANADCNEPLCCRLTNGAPQTPAARAGRWGDYRKCDTPKRTVEHMLKHIADTHSDIDYILWTGDLPPHDVWNQTREENLKVLHETVTQLIEMFPGIPIFPALGNHESAPVNSFPPPFVPKENDISWLYDSLDKHWRHWLPAGVSHTVRRGAFYSVLVRPGFRILSVNMNYCNNKNWWLLINSTDPVSELQWLVYELQGAEMNGEKVHIIGHIPPGHSDCLKVWSRNYYQIINRYESTITAQFFGHTHYDEFQLFYDIADLGRAVSIAYVGPSVTPYYELNPGYRIYYVDGDHPKTTRMVVDHESWVMNLKEANLYDYPIWHKMYSARQAYQMPSLLPRDWDTLIDKMSNEPSLFDLYYKHYYKNSPVRPPCNDECRKRLLCDLRSGRSHDRKALCQSLESRIDNETRTGWRAWIYNGLAFSIFLARNVAT; this is encoded by the exons ATGCCAAATCAAAGATGGATCATCACGAGTATTCTTATTTGCTTTTTCCTCGTTGGAATGTTGAAAAGCGCTGTTG GAAGTCCCGCCAGGGACAGGTCaaaggaggaagaggaaatGCCTATGAGCAACTGGACGCAACTTGCGGACGAATGGCTCGCCAAAGCAAGTGCAGCAAGAGGGTTGGACGTTACCGTTTTACCATTTACTGAGACGCTCAGAGATTTACCACCGACCGCGGAAACTATCCGCATTAATGGTACTAACCTCGATCAACTTTCACGG CACAATTATTCTAGAATGTTGTGGGAGATGGAGAACGCTCAACCAAATGGACACTTGTCAGGATTTGTGGATAAAGCTTTAAAATTGCTGGATCTAAAGCAAGTGATGATGGAGGTGGAGACATCGGTGATGTCGAAGGTGTCTTGTTCAGCGTGCAAAGTTGGGGCAGGTCTTCTTCTACATTACATAAAGGTTGGCAAAAACGACGAAGAAATTATGAACAGCATTTACCAATTTTGTACATCCCTTAATATTCAAAGCCCTCGAGTTTGTCACGGAGTTACGTTGCTCTTTGGG GGCGAAGTTATCTACGTGCTGAAACAAGTAGATATGGGACCATCGCAAATCTGCAGCTTTGTTATCGGCGACGCATGCGACGACGCGTATAATCCTCTGCACGAGTGGGAAGTTGCATTCCCGCCGGTGAATAAACCACCTGTGAAACCACCCATACCGCCTCAAGAAGGTGCGCCTACCTTCAAGGTTCTTCATATCTCTGATACGCACTACGATCCTTACTACCAAGAGGGTGCGAACGCAGATTGTAATGAACCCTTGTGCTGCAGATTAACCAATGGGGCACCCCAGACACCAGCCGCACGTGCTGGACGATGGGGTGACTACCGAAAATGTGACACGCCAAAAAGAACGGTTGAACATATGCTTAAGCACATCGCGGATACACATTCT GATATCGACTACATTTTGTGGACAGGAGATTTACCACCTCACGACGTGTGGAATCAAACGCGAGAGGAAAATCTGAAAGTTTTGCATGAAACGGTGACACAGCTCATTGAGATGTTTCCCGGAATACCGATCTTTCCTGCTCTTGGAAATCATGAAAGTGCTCCTGTTAATAG tTTTCCACCTCCATTTGTGCCAAAAGAAAACGACATATCGTGGTTGTACGACTCGCTCGATAAACACTGGAGACATTGGTTACCAGCAGGTGTTTCACACACTGTTCGCCGTGGCGCTTTTTATTCGGTTCTAGTGCGTCCAGGATTCAGAATCCTTTCTGTCAATATGAATTATTGCAATAACAAAAACTGGTGGCTGCTAATAAATAGTACGGATCCAGTGAGCGAACTGCAATGGCTAGTTTATGAGTTGCAAGGAGCTGAAATGAATGGCGAGAAAGTTCACATCATTGGGCATATTCCACCTGGTCATTCGGATTGTTTGAAAGTGTGGTCTAGGAACTATTATCAAATCATTAACAG GTACGAATCTACAATCACGGCACAATTTTTTGGACATACCCACTACGATGAATTccaattattttacgatattgcTGATCTTGGAAGAGCTGTCAGCATAGCTTACGTCGGGCCATCGGTCACGCCTTATTACGAACTCAATCCAGGGTACAGAATATACTACGTCGATGGTGATCATCCAAAAACCACGAGG ATGGTCGTAGATCACGAAAGCTGGGTAATGAATCTAAAAGAAGCGAATCTTTATGATTATCCTATTTGGCACAAAATGTACAGTGCCCGACAAGCGTATCAAATGCCATCGCTTTTACCACGAGACTGGGATACTCTGATAGATAAGATGAGCAATGAACCTTCGCTTTTCGATCTGTATTATAA ACATTATTATAAGAATTCTCCCGTAAGACCGCCATGTAATGATGAATGTCGAAAAAGATTACTTTGTGATTTGCGAAGTGGAAGAAGTCACGATCGCAAAGCTCTGTGTCAAAGTCTCGAATCTAGGATAGATAACGAAACAAGGACAGGTTGGCGAGCTTGGATTTACAACGGACTCGCTTTCTC CATTTTCCTTGCAAGAAACGTAGCAACATAA
- the LOC139991593 gene encoding sphingomyelin phosphodiesterase isoform X3 — MPNQRWIITSILICFFLVGMLKSAVGSPARDRSKEEEEMPMSNWTQLADEWLAKASAARGLDVTVLPFTETLRDLPPTAETIRINGTNLDQLSRHNYSRMLWEMENAQPNGHLSGFVDKALKLLDLKQVMMEVETSVMSKVSCSACKVGAGLLLHYIKVGKNDEEIMNSIYQFCTSLNIQSPRVCHGVTLLFGGEVIYVLKQVDMGPSQICSFVIGDACDDAYNPLHEWEVAFPPVNKPPVKPPIPPQEGAPTFKVLHISDTHYDPYYQEGANADCNEPLCCRLTNGAPQTPAARAGRWGDYRKCDTPKRTVEHMLKHIADTHSDIDYILWTGDLPPHDVWNQTREENLKVLHETVTQLIEMFPGIPIFPALGNHESAPVNSFPPPFVPKENDISWLYDSLDKHWRHWLPAGVSHTVRRGAFYSVLVRPGFRILSVNMNYCNNKNWWLLINSTDPVSELQWLVYELQGAEMNGEKVHIIGHIPPGHSDCLKVWSRNYYQIINRYESTITAQFFGHTHYDEFQLFYDIADLGRAVSIAYVGPSVTPYYELNPGYRIYYVDGDHPKTTRMVVDHESWVMNLKEANLYDYPIWHKMYSARQAYQMPSLLPRDWDTLIDKMSNEPSLFDLYYKHYYKNSPVRPPCNDECRKRLLCDLRSGRSHDRKALCQSLESRIDNETRTGWRAWIYNGLAFSFQILKNSVF; from the exons ATGCCAAATCAAAGATGGATCATCACGAGTATTCTTATTTGCTTTTTCCTCGTTGGAATGTTGAAAAGCGCTGTTG GAAGTCCCGCCAGGGACAGGTCaaaggaggaagaggaaatGCCTATGAGCAACTGGACGCAACTTGCGGACGAATGGCTCGCCAAAGCAAGTGCAGCAAGAGGGTTGGACGTTACCGTTTTACCATTTACTGAGACGCTCAGAGATTTACCACCGACCGCGGAAACTATCCGCATTAATGGTACTAACCTCGATCAACTTTCACGG CACAATTATTCTAGAATGTTGTGGGAGATGGAGAACGCTCAACCAAATGGACACTTGTCAGGATTTGTGGATAAAGCTTTAAAATTGCTGGATCTAAAGCAAGTGATGATGGAGGTGGAGACATCGGTGATGTCGAAGGTGTCTTGTTCAGCGTGCAAAGTTGGGGCAGGTCTTCTTCTACATTACATAAAGGTTGGCAAAAACGACGAAGAAATTATGAACAGCATTTACCAATTTTGTACATCCCTTAATATTCAAAGCCCTCGAGTTTGTCACGGAGTTACGTTGCTCTTTGGG GGCGAAGTTATCTACGTGCTGAAACAAGTAGATATGGGACCATCGCAAATCTGCAGCTTTGTTATCGGCGACGCATGCGACGACGCGTATAATCCTCTGCACGAGTGGGAAGTTGCATTCCCGCCGGTGAATAAACCACCTGTGAAACCACCCATACCGCCTCAAGAAGGTGCGCCTACCTTCAAGGTTCTTCATATCTCTGATACGCACTACGATCCTTACTACCAAGAGGGTGCGAACGCAGATTGTAATGAACCCTTGTGCTGCAGATTAACCAATGGGGCACCCCAGACACCAGCCGCACGTGCTGGACGATGGGGTGACTACCGAAAATGTGACACGCCAAAAAGAACGGTTGAACATATGCTTAAGCACATCGCGGATACACATTCT GATATCGACTACATTTTGTGGACAGGAGATTTACCACCTCACGACGTGTGGAATCAAACGCGAGAGGAAAATCTGAAAGTTTTGCATGAAACGGTGACACAGCTCATTGAGATGTTTCCCGGAATACCGATCTTTCCTGCTCTTGGAAATCATGAAAGTGCTCCTGTTAATAG tTTTCCACCTCCATTTGTGCCAAAAGAAAACGACATATCGTGGTTGTACGACTCGCTCGATAAACACTGGAGACATTGGTTACCAGCAGGTGTTTCACACACTGTTCGCCGTGGCGCTTTTTATTCGGTTCTAGTGCGTCCAGGATTCAGAATCCTTTCTGTCAATATGAATTATTGCAATAACAAAAACTGGTGGCTGCTAATAAATAGTACGGATCCAGTGAGCGAACTGCAATGGCTAGTTTATGAGTTGCAAGGAGCTGAAATGAATGGCGAGAAAGTTCACATCATTGGGCATATTCCACCTGGTCATTCGGATTGTTTGAAAGTGTGGTCTAGGAACTATTATCAAATCATTAACAG GTACGAATCTACAATCACGGCACAATTTTTTGGACATACCCACTACGATGAATTccaattattttacgatattgcTGATCTTGGAAGAGCTGTCAGCATAGCTTACGTCGGGCCATCGGTCACGCCTTATTACGAACTCAATCCAGGGTACAGAATATACTACGTCGATGGTGATCATCCAAAAACCACGAGG ATGGTCGTAGATCACGAAAGCTGGGTAATGAATCTAAAAGAAGCGAATCTTTATGATTATCCTATTTGGCACAAAATGTACAGTGCCCGACAAGCGTATCAAATGCCATCGCTTTTACCACGAGACTGGGATACTCTGATAGATAAGATGAGCAATGAACCTTCGCTTTTCGATCTGTATTATAA ACATTATTATAAGAATTCTCCCGTAAGACCGCCATGTAATGATGAATGTCGAAAAAGATTACTTTGTGATTTGCGAAGTGGAAGAAGTCACGATCGCAAAGCTCTGTGTCAAAGTCTCGAATCTAGGATAGATAACGAAACAAGGACAGGTTGGCGAGCTTGGATTTACAACGGACTCGCTTTCTC atttcaaattttaaaaaattcggttttttaa